One Aegilops tauschii subsp. strangulata cultivar AL8/78 chromosome 7, Aet v6.0, whole genome shotgun sequence genomic window carries:
- the LOC109776001 gene encoding uncharacterized protein, whose product MSAAANSATSPLPSAPDVEVDVEPDEEVPRHDDEDEILFPELVDRVSQQAMEDEYAEEPSSRARFDDIDDEEREENIDSLFLQENDGEDMPTIEWNRENPDLTPGTIFESMVDCRNAVTTYCILTENSYEIKSNPHRHTCPPGGGGGKDRSKLAKTRWVADAILDWVRETPTIGPTALHGKLFEKYKINVQYMKIFYAKERALDRISGPWNESFQLLYTFKAEVETASPGSVVEIDKHTVKYKLKGKAIEKECFRRAFVCFKACWKGFLNGCRPYLAIDATALNGRWRGQLAAASAIDGHNWLFPVAFGVLEVESEESWVWFLQQLRNIIGTPSGLVIHTDACMGLETAIEIVFPGVEHRECMRHLSQNFKKKFKGKVYDENLWPASYTCSLRKHEHHLRVLYAHNPLVKEYMDEHRGKLWSRRKFNEICKVDYVNNNLAECFNAKFKSVKGLLLWQAFDKIRQMIMVKMALRKRIAETQYVGHLMLPSLIKALHAKARGLRMKCIRPSTYEAEVTYTDSKNREWRYPVNLATNECSCRQWQIRGKPCIHALHLMTVIGGEDGEVDQYCSEYFSVAKFRAAYAENVPALLGKDQWNIVDLGFKLHSPVLTRPPGRPRKNRIRAGEEGRVKKQRKCKRCGILGHIARRCTNPVDASFGEEEQWAAANAEENAAAEENAASLEDNAAAEENATSLENEATEVAACG is encoded by the exons ATGTCGGCTGCCGCTAATTCTGCCACTTCTCCTCTCCCTTCTGCACCTGATGTAGAAGTAGATGTAGAGCCTGACGAGGAAGTGCCTcgacatgatgatgaggatgagatTCTATTCCCTGAACTAGTAGATAGAGTCAGTCAACAGGCAATGGAAGATGAATATGCAGAGGAGCCTAGCAGCCGTGCTAGATTTGATGACATTGATGATGAAGAGAGGGAGGAGAACATTGACTCCTTATTTTTACAAGAAAATGATGGTGAGGACATGCCAACAATTGAGTGGAATAGGGAGAATCCTGACCTTACTCCAGGAACCATATTCGAATCGATGGTGGATTGTCGTAATGCAGTGACTACATATTGCATTCTCACTGAAAACTCTTATGAG ATAAAAAGCAACCCACACAGGCACACTTGCCCacctggaggggggggggggaaggacaGATCTAAGCTTGCAAAGACTAGGTGGGTGGCAGATGCAATCTTGGATTGGGTGAGGGAAACACCAACAATTGGTCCAACAGCACTCCATGGGAAGCTATTTGAGAAGTACAAGATTAATGTACAATACATGAAGATTTTCTATGCTAAGGAAAGGGCTCTTGATAGGATTAGTGGTCCATGGAATGAGAGTTTTCAGTTGCTTTACACCTTCAAAGCTGAAGTGGAGACGGCTAGTCCAGGGAGTGTtgtagagattgacaagcatacAGTTAAGTACAAATTAAAAGGGAAGGCAATAGAGAAGGAGTGCTTCAGGAGGgcttttgtttgtttcaaggcttGCTGGAAGGGGTTTTTGAATGGTTGTAGGCCCTATTTGGCTATCGATGCAACTGCTTTGAATGGAAGATGGAGAGGCCAGCTAGCAGCAGCTTCTGCAATTGATGGACACAACTGGCTATTCCCAGTTGCATTTGGTGTGTTGGAGGTAGAGAGTGAGGAGAGTTGGGTTTGGTTTCTGCAGCAGTTGCGCAACATTATAGGTACACCCTCAGGTTTAGTTATACACACAGATGCTTGCATGGGTTTAGAAACTGCAATAGAAATTGTATTCCCTGGAGTGGAACATAGGGAATGTATGCGACACCTATCGCAGAATTTTAAAAAGAAATTCAAAGGAAAAGTTTATGATGAGAATCTATGGCCAGCATCATACACATGCAGCTTGAGGAAGCATGAGCACCATTTGAGAGTGTTGTATGCTCATAATCCTTTGGTGAAGGAGTACATGGATGAACATCGTGGGAAGCTGTGGTCAAGAAGAAAATTCAATGAAATCTGCAAAGTAGACTATGTGAACAATAACCTCGCTGAGTGTTTCAATGCAAAGTTCAAGTCAGTGAAAGGGCTTTTGTTGTGGCAAGCATTTGATAAGATCAGGCAGATGATCATGGTAAAGATGGCTCTTCGtaaaagaattgcagaaacaCAATATGTTGGCCATCTTATGCTCCCATCTTTGATTAAGGCATTGCATGCCAAGGCAAGAGGACTAAGAATGAAATGCATTCGACCGTCGACATACGAGGCTGAGGTGACATACACTGATAGTAAAAATAGGGAATGGAGATATCCAgtgaaccttgcaaccaatgaaTGTAGCTGTAGGCAATGGCAGATCCGCGGGAAGCCGTGCATACATGCCCTACATCTCATGACTGTTATTGGAGGTGAAGATGGTGAAGTTGATCAGTATTGCTCTGAATATTTCTCTGTTGCCAAATTTAGGGCTGCTTATGCTGAAAATGTGCCTGCACTCTTGGGAAAAGACCAATGGAACATAGTAGACCTAGGGTTCAAACTCCATTCTCCTGTACTAACTAGACCACCAGGAAGACCAAGGAAAAACAGGATAAGAGCTGGTGAAGAGGGTCGTGTAAAAAAACAGCGTAAGTGCAAAAGATGTGGTATCTTAGGGCATATTGCTAGACGTTGTACCAATCCAGTTGATGCATCATTTGGAGAAGAGGAACAATGGGCAGCAGCAAATGCagaggagaatgcagcagcagAGGAGAATGCAGCAAGTTTAGAGGATAATGCAGCAGCAGAGGAGAATGCAACAAGCTTAGAGAATGAAGCAACTGAAGTAGCAGCTTG TGGCTAA
- the LOC109776000 gene encoding uncharacterized protein has protein sequence MSDQSDSQNNSDEQVNLSEGTSPSGSYDEEDEDYVAAEEEVSSKKEVVKKEFGTTASTKPGLNKKAPAKRVPMSKARASTLEASKSTVGEVAGEGKKKKERKRGRWCKRVDPMAEFERHSSDEEEEEEDAPAPKAQKLTGDAIKSGADPLKPKTAPKATAQATKSATKRNTRNIPAAEKNKAPIRKDAGLRLWRQPDPYAARRRTAVDYKFHTKKQQDFYETVLLDKKPIVSDMKWVDWEYIDENEDHFPGVHESFRMNGVDAFVDGRIAWMTEGTRYQSTIAEWAKLINAPEEHEDDTYVYAKPRKGHNSMAHM, from the exons ATGTCAGATCAAAGTGATAGCCAGAACAATTCTGATGAACAAGTTAACCTGAGTGAGGGCACCAGTCCCTctggcagctatgatgagg aggatgaagacTATGTTGCTGCTGAGGAAGAAGTTAGCTCCAAGAAGGAAGTTGTCAAGAAGGAATTTGGCACAACAGCTTCAACCAAGCCTGGTCTGAACAAGAAGGCTCCTGCCAAGAGAGTGCCCATGTCCAAAGCCAGAGCCTCAACTCTTGAAGCCTCCAAATCAACTGTTGGAGAGGTTGCTGGTGAGGGCAAGAAAAAGAAGGAAAGGAAGAGAGGGAGATGGTGCAAGCGAGTTGATCCCATGGCAGAATTTGAGAGGCACTcatctgatgaagaagaagaagaggaggatgCACCAGCACCTAAAGCTCAGAAGCTGACgggggatgccatcaagtctggggctgATCCTTTaaagcccaagactgcccccaaAGCTACTGCTCAAGCCACCAAGTCTGCAACAAAGAGAAACACCAGAAACATTCCTGCTGcagaaaagaacaaggcccca ATAAGAAAGGATGCAGGTCTCAGACTGTGGAGACAGCCAGATCCCTATGCTGCCAGAAGGAGAACTGCTGTAGACTACAAGTTCCACACTAAGAaacagcaggacttctatgagactgtgCTCCTAGATAAGAAGCCCATAGTTAGTGATATGAAATGGGTTGATTGGGAATATATTGATGAAAATGAAGATCACTTTCCTGGAGTTCATGAGAGCTTCAGAATGAATGGAGTTGATGCCTTTGTGG atggaaggattgcCTGGATgactgaaggtacaaggtaccagtcTACTATTGCTGAGTGGGCCAAGCTAATCAATGCCCCTGAAGAGCATGAGGATGATACATATGTGTATGCAAAGCCTAGGAAAGGACACAACTCCATGGCACATATGTAG